The sequence TACTAGAACTCTCCAAGCAGAACACTTGGCATTTTTCTATTCCCAAGTTTAAAACAGTAGCAGAAGTTACTCTTGTAGATGGCTGTTAAGGCCTCAATGCATTAGTATGCTGAGACTGCCTCCTGATCTTTCCTCTCATCCAATAGTGTTAAAGCCAGAATGAAAACCCGTAACATTTCTGGTATTACTGTCCCTTCCCCAGCAATATGCAACAGAATCATGTCATATATGTTAGCCTTGAAAAGCAAAGCCCCGATTCAAGTCAGAAAAATGTAATCTTTCACACTGCTCCCTCTTGGCAGGATAGCTTCTTCATGATCTCATTGCCCAGATTTGTGGTACGGACTGAGTTGATCAGACTGATTTTCAGTTGTTCCTTTTAACTTCTACCCTCCACCCACAGGTCCTTGGCTTCTCTTCTCACTGGTTATTGCACCCCGgggctgcagaagagctgcctgcctgcttctgcttcttACGGCGTTTGTTCAGGAGGCGGTTGTTGGATGTTTTCAAGTCTTTGATTTTCACCTGATCATAGTCCACTCTCATGGTAGCCAAAGCACTGGTCATCTCCTCCTGAAACCAAGGAAGCAATGTATTGAAATCCCTGAGGCAGTGAGCACGCAGCCACTTCCCCCCCACCACTGCACTACTGCCAGGAGATGAATGTACAAAAAGGAACTCTCTGTCACACTATGGCCAGAAATAGCTAAGCcctttctgctgcagtggaCTATGACTAAAGGCTTCGTTCTACTCATGGACTGATTCAGGAGGAACTATTCACACAGTGTTTCATACGTGAGCATGGAGGACCACACTCCGCTGGCCTAAATTCCACCATGTCTCTATGCCCAGCATTTCTTACTGCCTGGCTCTGGGCCTTCACCAGCCTCTGAGCCGGGGCTGCTTGTACCAGACGCTGAACACTGCTTTCCTTGCTCTGGCACCAAACTAAGTTAGCAGGAACTGGAATAAAGAGCCCACACAAAGTTGTTTAAAATTATGTGTTTCAAATTCACATGCTTCCTTAGTTTGAATTATATGTTTAAGTTAGGcaaatttaaaacttttaaatgaGGTTGTGAACAAAAATCTGCTTAATGAACATTAGGCATTTAattcaggaaagggaaaacaattaAATACTATGGGAATGTCGGTGGCCCAATGCAATACCTCTGGGACCTAGACAAAGCACAAGAATGGAAATGAAGAAGGCTGAGTGAAAAGATCTGTTTGATCTCTTTGACTTAGGGGGCAAAAGTTGCCTAGGTCTATGAAATTTTACCACTACACAGCTCAACACCTGAGCTATGTAATAGTACATCCGTACCatcagtaattttatttaaatttaaatccatttaaatacatcagtaattcaaataaaatcagtaatCAGTAAAATACACCTCAGGAATGTTGCAATTATCAACATGCCAAGCATTGTAAATGGAGAAAATTCAGAACTACTTGTAAAAGCATGCCAACCTGATAAAGGGCAGCATGCAAGAGTTAAGGCTTGCTAACCAAAAGTTTAACTAAAAGTTAAACAACTTTTAGTCTGCTCTATAGTTTCACTTTGCAGGAAGCATTCAACTGTCATCAGTACAAACTGCAGGTGAGGCACCTGGTTAGATTAAGGGAAAGACAGATCattgtttttctcccctctgaTGTCATAACAAGGCTAAGGCTATTTAATGCTGGTTTACAATACAAGAACAGAGTAGAGAACCAGAATGCAGCTCAACCCTCCCACCCTGACCCCCTACATTTCCATCATACTCTTCACTTTGCTGTAACAAACTTCAAACTCCCTCAACACTGTGCCTTCTCCTCTGTAATCACATACAGGGGCTCAGCAGGTAGCATCATTAATACCTGCGACATTTGGCACAGCTGCAAGGATGCCAGACGAAGCTCAAATAGCATTGTGGTTTTTAACAGTTATCATATACACTGCTGTTTATGCTTTCCTTATTAAACATGGTTGTATTCAAAATAGCCATGATCTCCAAGGATCAAGGAGAAGCCTCCCCCTCTATCTCCTAGCAGCCTTGACTTCAAGAAATCTGAACTATGATTGACTTACTTTAACTTCATCCCAGTGGTCTTTATCCTCTTGCAGGACCCGTGCAGTATGAAGAGGGGTTGGTGGCACTGCCATTGATCtctgagaaaagggaaaaataccaaAAGCGTTGTGCAAAATCACATTTAGGAACTGGCTGCTTGTTCTCCTATGTCTATGGAGGACATAAACCTCTATCTAATGTCCTTCAGTGGCCTCTGTTATTCATGCTTTTAAGCACTCTACAAGCAAATTCATGTGTGAGGTGAAAAAGATCTGTAGTCCCCACAGAACAGTATCTCTAAAGAGAAATCAGCACCGAGTTTCTTTGGCTCTGCTCCCTTCCAGTCTAACCAAGTGTTGGATAAATTTTTATGTACATTTTAGATTTCATCTGACATTTCACTATTCATTAGccaatgttttaaaatgcttaattGACCTTTATCTTCTAGGATCTGTGTTAGGACATATTTTCTTGTACATATACATTAACTGAGATTGCCAGTTTATCAGATCATAAACGTGCCCAAAAGGGGAAATTACACCATTATTCAGAGTAAGGCACAGTTCAGAAGACACTGAATCACCTGAGATGCTCTTCCACATAAAACCAAGATCTACGCTCACCTGCCATGGAAGATCAGTAGATACTTTAAATTAGAATATGGTACAATTTCTAAAACACAAAGGACAGTCCCCTAGCTAAATTCAGCAAGAATCATGGTATTTTCTTACCACTCTTATAATTTCATTTGGATATTCTATCTTCCTTATGCTTTCTACCCAAACTTGCTGTCTACTGGCATCCTATACCAGACACAGCTACATATCAACAAAGTCTAAGGAGATTCCTGTACATGTCACTGTAAAATAAGCATTACATTGGAGGCAGTGCTTAGACTCCACTGAGctaacagcagcactgcagtagttacagaagaagaaatcatgACTCCTGCATGCTCTGGAAGGGCCCCTAGCTGTCCAGGAATAGGTTTTATCAAGTCCAGCTGGGACGAGAGAAATAGAAACCCAGCAGACAGGCTTTAGGGGTGTCCCTGAGGAGGTGTTGCAGGTGCCCTCCTATGTGCTGTGAGCTGCTACTTGATAAAACAATCTTATCTACAAGCTGACAATGTTTGCATAGTCCACAATAATACTTCTGTCAtccatttaaaggaaaaaaaaacccaacccattaaaaaagaggaaagacaaacatcctcctgccctgcttgtGCAAGGCATTTCCCCAGACGTGTTCCCACTTAAGGATTTAGGAAAAAGAACACAGTCATTCACTATGTTGgtctttccccctccctccctctgcctcatGGGAACAATAGGTTCAGCAATAAAAAATGCCAACCTGCAGCTCCTAGAGCATTCTTCCAGGAACAGTATTCTAGCCCGGCTCTTTGGTGCAGCAGAATCTATAGACCTTGTCTCTAATCTCCTCCTTATTAATTGGTTATATGCATATTTCAAGTAACATGTGTCACTGTAGGTGGTAGCTTCCTTAGCTATTAGGCACTCATTCTGTGAAATTCATCGCCTGCTGACTTCTGAAACACCTCCTTCTTGGGTCTTCAAACGCTTAAAGCTGGAGGTATTTATTCTGAACAGTGATCACAATTTTATTTGGttagaaaagacagaaacattGTCTGGGTTCTGTGCTAGTTCTAGGGATTTTTATAACCTCAATTTCTCAGCTTTCCCAATCCTATATCTCTCTTCATCGGGATCTTATACAGCTACATTTCTGTATGATTCTAAGGGCTTTCAGATCTTCCAACAGACATTATAGAAATGCTGACTATTAGTCATGCCTCTGTTTCTGCCCCTGCCTCTGAGGGTCAgcaaagacagagaaagcactatgggagaaacagcagcacaagtgCTTCTGCTCCTGGCTGAGGATTTTTTGGGCAGTGAGAACAAGACTGGTGTCCTTTTAGGCACAAATGT comes from Strigops habroptila isolate Jane chromosome 11, bStrHab1.2.pri, whole genome shotgun sequence and encodes:
- the MAPKAPK3 gene encoding MAP kinase-activated protein kinase 3, with protein sequence MWSLGVITYILLCGFPPFYSNTGQAISPGMKRRIRMGQYGFPNPEWAEVSEEAKQLIRHLLKTDPTERMTVSQFMNHPWINRSMAVPPTPLHTARVLQEDKDHWDEVKEEMTSALATMRVDYDQVKIKDLKTSNNRLLNKRRKKQKQAGSSSAAPGCNNQ